In one Maniola hyperantus chromosome 6, iAphHyp1.2, whole genome shotgun sequence genomic region, the following are encoded:
- the LOC117982812 gene encoding liprin-beta-1-like isoform X5 yields MSDQEFLTEPLDEEEERAVAGLEPATLRSYTYSPMGGDSDSPEEATLKCPNWTDRAAIPTRADSSDCDTSTSDEESEEHEYDTGSHVADYQTLTPSRQLDNSARCDNDFKWMPSGEVMDDPGDPNFLARVEEFSSNASLDRRRRPASDRSDRDRKTRSSMSTKPPQHPSSVRASPRSRHSSRNEETPPDLQRRWNSYEHFRWPEGGWWPPPMCWCHGPPAPPPCCMHERPWPSHPSLPVPPRTYKNDAEDRVRRLEADKESLQLQVQVLSEQIAAQTEKMADLERSLHDTRQRLDDTDQRLQKEMLQRSSLETQKLELLSKLSEVRLRAAERGLVERSPPPEPAPVARPAPPRTPPANYGRQIERNTHMYSSLPRSSVLSSEARVAFGKNNMVVARGRGQSVPNLAEKDEAIPRGSPSPSLREVRSRLGSGGGVRLEGDELSRSSLRASAPRQRPQTMPWQTTDVRQWDCETTCGWLESLGLESYVGLARTWLNASPDARGLLASASHTTIEKELAIKHPLQKKKIVLALSDLLGGHGDPLLTAAGRLDTAWTLRWLEDVGVCGARAAAADAALDGRGLHRLTHTDLHTHLRVAHALHALSIRRGIQVLRDNKYNPETMIRRAPESEVVEVSMEGEQETANTPAAELARWSSHRVMQWLKEIDLAEYAPNLRGAGVHGGLMLLEPRFTAELLAALLNIPANKTLLRRHLTQRFNDLLGRDVIQQKRNAEQTLGYQPLTATTKYKVPKKSQFSLKRKKSKDDLELGELVCPLHDDCSDDESKISNSGRRVGCLSPA; encoded by the exons ATGTCCGACCAAGAGTTTCTCACGGAACCCCTCGATGAGGAGGAGGAGCGCGCGGTGGCGGGCCTCGAGCCGGCCACCCTGCGCTCCTATACTTATTCGCCAATGG GCGGTGATTCGGATAGTCCCGAGGAAGCGACTTTGAAATGTCCGAATTGGACGGATCGCGCCGCCATACCGACGCGAGCTGATTCATCCGACTGTGACACTTCCACGTCCGACGAAGAGTCGGAAGAACATGAATACGATACTGGCAGCCATGTTGCCGATTATCAGACGCTGACTCCTAGCAGACAACTGGATAATTCAGCACGTTGTGACAATGATTTTAAGTGGATGCCGAGCGGAGAAGTGATGGACGATCCAGGTGATCCCAACTTTTTGGCTCGAGTCGAGGAATTTTCATCGAATGCTAGCTTGGATCGGAGACGGCGTCCGGCGAGTGATCGCAGTGACCGTGACAGAAAAACAAGGTCGTCAATGTCAACGAAACCACCTCAACATCCATCAAGCGTCCGCGCGTCACCGCGTTCGCGACACTCGTCGAGAAATGAGGAAACGCCTCCAGATCTGCAGCGGCGATGGAACTCTTATGAACATTTCCGTTGGCCCGAAGGCGGGTGGTGGCCTCCCCCGATGTGCTGGTGCCACGGACCGCCCGCTCCGCCGCCGTGTTGTATGCACGAGCGTCCATGGCCCTCACACCCGTCGTTACCGGTACCGCCACGTACATACAAG AACGATGCAGAGGACCGGGTCCGAAGGCTTGAGGCTGACAAGGAGAGCTTGCAGCTACAAGTGCAGGTTCTATCCGAGCAGATCGCCGCGCAGACTGAGAAGATGGCCGACCTGGAAAGATCACTGCACGACACCAGGCAACGACTTGACGACACGGATCAAAGATTACAAaag GAAATGTTACAACGTTCATCGCTGGAGACACAAAAACTGGAACTATTGTCAAAACTAAGCGAAGTGCGGTTGCGAGCTGCGGAGCGAGGCCTCGTCGAGCGCTCGCCGCCGCCGGAGCCCGCGCCCGTAGCGAGACCAGCGCCGCCCAGG ACGCCGCCCGCGAACTACGGGCGTCAGATCGAGCGCAACACTCACATGTACTCGTCGCTGCCGCGGTCGTCGGTGCTGAGCTCGGAGGCGCGAGTGGCGTTCGGTAAAAACAACATGGTGGTGGCGCGCGGCCGCGGACAGTCTGTGCCGAACTTAG CTGAGAAAGACGAAGCGATACCGCGAGGTAGCCCGTCACCCTCGCTCCGCGAAGTACGCTCTCGTCTGGGTAGTGGCGGTGGCGTGCGGTTAGAAGGGGACGAACTATCACGGTCTTCCTTACGAGCCTCTGCGCCTCGACAGCGGCCGCAAACCATGCCTTG GCAAACGACAGACGTCCGACAGTGGGACTGTGAGACGACATGCGGCTGGCTGGAAAGCCTCGGTCTGGAATCATACGTAGGTCTCGCACGCACGTGGCTCAACGCTTCTCCTGACGCAAGAGGCCTGCTGGCCTCAGCGTCACACACTACGATAGAAAAGGAGCTGGCCATCAAGCACCCTTTACAGAAGAAGAAGATAGTTTTAGCTCTTTCAGACTTGTTG GGGGGTCATGGCGACCCATTATTAACGGCAGCCGGACGTTTAGACACGGCGTGGACGTTACGATGGTTAGAGGACGTTGGGGTGTGCGGAGCGCGCGCGGCCGCCGCTGACGCAGCGCTGGACGGTCGCGGCCTACATCGTCTGACGCATACCGACCTTCACACGCATTTGCGGGTCGCACATGCGTTACACGCGCTCTCTATAAGACGAG GCATACAAGTGTTACGGGACAACAAGTATAACCCTGAAACGATGATCCGTCGCGCTCCAGAATCCGAAGTAGTAGAAGTTTCAATGGAAGGCGAGCAGGAGACCGCCAACACGCCCGCCGCAGAACTCGCGCGCTGGTCGTCGCATCGCGTCATGCAGTGGCTCAAAGAGATCGACCTCGCCGAGTACGCGCCCAACCTTAGAGGAGCCG GCGTTCACGGAGGTCTCATGTTATTGGAGCCGCGATTCACGGCGGAGCTGCTCGCCGCGCTGCTCAACATCCCCGCGAACAAAACCTTACTGCGGCGGCATCTCACACAGAG ATTTAATGATTTGCTCGGGCGAGATGTGATACAACAAAAGCGAAACGCCGAACAAACGTTGGGCTATCAGCCTCTTACAGCTACTACCAAATATAAG GTGCCAAAGAAAAGCCAGTTTTCGCTGAAGCGCAAAAAGAGCAAAGACGATCTGGAGTTAGGCGAGCTGGTGTGTCCGCTGCACGACGACTGCTCAG ATGATGAAAGTAAAATCAGCAACAGCGGGCGTCGCGTCGGCTGTCTGTCCCCCGCGTGA